A genomic segment from Flavobacterium sp. 9R encodes:
- a CDS encoding non-canonical purine NTP diphosphatase, with the protein MKIVFATNNENKIKEIQSMLPENITIVSLQSIGCLEEIPETAPTIEGNAIMKANYITEKYGYDCFADDTGLEIESLNNEPGVFSARYAGEQRSAEDNMNKVLHLLNDKNNRKAQFKTVICLNLKGEQYLFTGIAKGSITSEKKGNGGFGYDPIFQPENYKETFAELSLETKNKISHRGIATQSLLAFLNTTH; encoded by the coding sequence ATGAAAATAGTATTCGCCACCAATAACGAAAACAAGATAAAAGAAATCCAGAGTATGCTTCCAGAAAACATTACCATTGTAAGTCTTCAAAGCATTGGTTGCTTGGAGGAAATTCCAGAAACTGCTCCTACTATCGAAGGAAACGCTATTATGAAAGCGAATTACATAACCGAAAAGTATGGTTATGATTGCTTTGCTGATGATACAGGCCTTGAAATAGAATCTTTAAACAACGAACCTGGTGTTTTTTCTGCTCGTTATGCTGGAGAACAACGTTCAGCTGAGGACAATATGAACAAAGTATTACATCTTTTAAATGATAAGAATAACAGAAAGGCTCAATTCAAAACCGTAATTTGTTTGAATCTTAAAGGTGAACAATACTTATTCACAGGCATAGCCAAAGGAAGCATCACTTCAGAAAAAAAAGGTAATGGTGGTTTTGGATACGACCCTATTTTTCAGCCTGAAAATTACAAAGAGACATTTGCAGAACTTTCACTTGAAACCAAAAACAAAATCAGTCACCGTGGTATCGCCACACAATCATTACTTGCATTTCTGAATACAACTCATTAA
- a CDS encoding carbonic anhydrase has protein sequence MKQLSVCLGLFLMLSYYSVRAQVTPERALAALKEGNSRFVAGKSIKPHQDVNRIKELASGQKPFAVIVGCSDSRVPSEIIFDQGLGDLFIVRTAGQVSSYASFGSIEFANAVLGAKLIVVLGHTQCGAVAAACKLPEVPGHIVSLINAIKPAAKLAKHQHGDEIENAVKINVAMQVEQLKNLEPVLTKSTKDNSTMVVGAVYDLKTGKVEFLPENYLSNLKS, from the coding sequence ATGAAACAATTGAGCGTTTGTTTAGGTTTATTTTTGATGCTTTCTTATTATTCTGTTCGTGCACAAGTTACGCCAGAAAGAGCATTGGCTGCTTTAAAGGAAGGAAATAGTAGGTTTGTAGCTGGGAAGAGTATAAAACCTCACCAAGATGTCAATAGAATTAAGGAATTGGCCTCGGGACAAAAGCCTTTTGCGGTTATTGTGGGGTGTTCTGATTCTAGAGTGCCTAGCGAAATTATTTTTGACCAAGGATTGGGAGATTTGTTTATTGTAAGAACCGCTGGTCAAGTTTCCTCTTATGCTTCATTTGGCAGTATTGAATTTGCTAATGCGGTTTTGGGAGCCAAATTAATTGTGGTTTTAGGACATACCCAATGTGGTGCTGTAGCCGCGGCTTGCAAGTTGCCAGAGGTTCCAGGGCACATAGTAAGCTTAATCAATGCTATAAAGCCTGCTGCAAAATTGGCCAAACATCAGCACGGTGACGAGATTGAAAATGCTGTAAAGATTAACGTTGCGATGCAAGTGGAGCAATTGAAAAATTTAGAACCCGTTTTGACCAAGTCTACTAAAGATAATAGTACTATGGTTGTTGGCGCTGTGTATGATTTAAAAACGGGTAAAGTTGAATTTCTTCCTGAAAATTATTTAAGTAATTTGAAAAGCTAA
- a CDS encoding NYN domain-containing protein — protein MSNNTKELKLAVLIDADNVPYSNIKGMMEEITKYGTPTTKRIYADWTKPNSNGWKSVLLEHAITPIQQYSYTTGKNSSDSALIIDAMDLLYSDKVDGFCIVSSDSDFTRLAIRLRESGMKVIGIGEKKTPNAFIVACDRFVFIEVLEGATKKKKPKATTTATPSDTKKVVEKETAIKIDNPTIDLIEDAIDAISDDDGWAFLGDVGNLIVKNKPEFDPRSYGFSKLTPMLKSLTDILEIDERDSDKKGIKHVYVRLRY, from the coding sequence ATGTCAAACAACACCAAAGAATTAAAACTAGCCGTCCTTATTGACGCCGACAACGTTCCGTATAGTAACATCAAAGGTATGATGGAAGAAATCACCAAATACGGCACTCCCACCACCAAACGTATCTATGCCGATTGGACAAAACCCAATTCTAATGGATGGAAATCAGTTTTATTAGAACACGCCATTACACCTATTCAACAATACAGTTATACTACGGGAAAAAATTCCTCCGATTCCGCTTTGATTATTGATGCAATGGATTTGTTGTACTCCGATAAAGTTGATGGTTTTTGTATCGTTTCTAGCGACAGCGATTTTACCCGTCTCGCCATTCGGTTACGTGAATCAGGTATGAAAGTCATTGGAATTGGCGAAAAGAAAACCCCAAACGCCTTTATTGTTGCCTGTGACCGTTTCGTGTTCATAGAAGTTTTAGAAGGTGCTACCAAAAAGAAAAAACCAAAAGCCACTACCACTGCCACTCCATCTGACACCAAAAAAGTAGTAGAAAAAGAAACGGCAATCAAAATAGACAACCCAACTATTGACCTTATCGAAGATGCTATAGATGCCATAAGCGACGATGATGGCTGGGCATTTTTGGGCGATGTGGGAAATCTAATCGTCAAAAACAAACCCGAATTTGACCCAAGAAGTTATGGCTTTAGCAAACTTACACCAATGCTCAAATCACTAACCGACATTCTCGAAATCGACGAAAGAGATTCGGATAAAAAAGGCATTAAACACGTCTATGTAAGACTTCGTTATTAA
- a CDS encoding pyridoxal phosphate-dependent aminotransferase family protein, which produces MVKDLFERIQNNKGPLGKWASQAEGYFVFPKLEGELGPRMQFQGKNILNWSLNDYLGLANHPEVRQADTDAAIQFGAAYPMGARMMSGHTKYHEQLEQELAAFVMKESAYLLNFGYQGMVSIIDALVTKNDIIVYDVDSHACIIDGVRLHMGKRFTYKHNDLESMEKNLQRATKMATETGGGILFITEGVFGMRGQQGKLKEIVALKEKYNFRLLVDDAHGFGTLGKTGAGAGEEQGCQDGIDVYFSTFAKSMANIGAFVAADKDIIDYLKYNLRSQMFAKALPMIQTLGSLKRLQLLRESSSIKDKLWENVNALQNGLKEKGFNIGDTNTCITPVYLEGSIPEAMVMVNDLRENYGIFLSIVVYPVIPKGIILLRMIPTASHTLEDIAETLAAFEAIREKLVNGTYKEIAARTTVDMEA; this is translated from the coding sequence ATGGTAAAAGATTTATTCGAAAGAATCCAAAACAATAAAGGTCCTTTAGGAAAATGGGCTTCTCAGGCAGAAGGTTATTTTGTTTTTCCAAAATTAGAAGGAGAATTGGGACCAAGAATGCAATTTCAAGGAAAAAATATATTGAACTGGAGTTTGAACGACTATTTAGGTTTGGCCAATCATCCAGAAGTGCGTCAGGCAGATACAGATGCAGCCATTCAGTTTGGTGCAGCTTACCCAATGGGAGCACGTATGATGAGCGGACACACGAAATATCACGAGCAATTGGAGCAAGAATTGGCTGCTTTCGTGATGAAAGAGTCGGCTTATTTATTGAATTTTGGTTACCAAGGAATGGTGTCTATCATTGATGCTTTGGTGACTAAAAACGATATCATTGTGTATGATGTAGATTCACACGCTTGTATTATTGATGGGGTGCGTTTGCATATGGGGAAACGTTTTACCTACAAACACAATGATTTAGAGAGTATGGAGAAAAACCTGCAACGTGCTACTAAAATGGCGACAGAAACAGGTGGAGGAATTTTGTTCATTACAGAAGGTGTTTTTGGAATGCGTGGACAACAAGGTAAATTGAAAGAAATTGTAGCCTTGAAAGAGAAATACAATTTCCGTTTATTGGTTGATGATGCACACGGTTTTGGAACGCTTGGTAAAACAGGTGCCGGAGCAGGTGAGGAGCAAGGTTGTCAAGACGGAATTGATGTTTATTTTTCTACGTTTGCAAAATCTATGGCAAATATCGGTGCTTTCGTTGCAGCAGATAAAGACATTATCGATTATTTGAAATACAACTTGCGTTCTCAAATGTTTGCGAAAGCGTTACCGATGATTCAAACACTTGGTTCTTTAAAACGTTTGCAGTTGTTGCGTGAATCTTCTTCAATTAAAGATAAATTGTGGGAAAATGTTAATGCGTTACAAAACGGATTAAAAGAAAAAGGTTTCAATATTGGTGATACCAACACTTGTATTACTCCTGTTTACTTAGAAGGAAGTATTCCAGAAGCGATGGTGATGGTGAATGATTTAAGAGAAAACTACGGTATTTTCTTGTCGATTGTAGTTTATCCAGTAATCCCGAAAGGTATTATTTTATTGCGTATGATTCCAACGGCTTCTCATACTTTAGAAGATATTGCAGAAACCTTGGCGGCTTTCGAAGCGATTCGTGAGAAACTAGTTAACGGTACGTATAAAGAAATTGCAGCACGCACTACAGTAGATATGGAAGCTTAA
- a CDS encoding GTP cyclohydrolase translates to MITIHEAKSKKEITEFIKFPFSLYKDNSYWVPPLIADELETFDKTKNPAFENAEAYFFVAKRNQEIVGRIATIINWDEVNNQQKKKVRFGWFDVIDDITVTQALLEKVYELGRKNNLEYVEGPMGFSNLDKVGVLTEGFEEIGTMITWYNHPYYAQHFEQLGYVTEKEYVENKFPFSNVKLETFDKAQELIKKRYQLKAINFTKTKDVLPYVDKMFDLFNESYAKLSSFVAITDIQKEYFKNKYINFINPEYIKYVEDKDGNLVAFAIVMPSFSKALQKAKGKLFPFGFLHLLQARKNSKDVLFYLIGVHPDYQNKGVHAIIFKEYHTTFTEKGIQNCIRTPELADNLAIQLLWKNFNPTIHCRRKTFRKELL, encoded by the coding sequence ATGATTACGATTCACGAAGCCAAAAGCAAAAAAGAAATCACCGAGTTTATCAAATTCCCTTTTTCTCTCTATAAAGACAATAGCTATTGGGTACCACCATTGATTGCAGATGAATTAGAGACATTTGATAAAACCAAAAATCCAGCTTTTGAAAATGCTGAAGCCTATTTTTTTGTCGCCAAAAGAAACCAAGAAATTGTTGGAAGAATCGCCACTATCATCAATTGGGATGAAGTTAATAATCAACAGAAAAAAAAGGTTCGTTTTGGTTGGTTTGATGTTATTGACGACATAACAGTAACCCAAGCGCTACTTGAAAAAGTATATGAACTAGGGCGCAAAAACAACCTAGAATACGTAGAAGGCCCGATGGGTTTTTCTAATCTTGACAAAGTGGGCGTACTAACCGAAGGCTTCGAAGAAATTGGCACGATGATTACTTGGTACAATCATCCTTATTATGCGCAACACTTCGAGCAATTGGGTTATGTTACCGAAAAAGAATATGTAGAAAATAAATTCCCTTTTTCAAATGTAAAACTCGAAACATTCGACAAAGCACAGGAATTGATTAAAAAGCGATACCAATTAAAAGCCATCAATTTCACCAAAACCAAAGATGTCCTTCCTTATGTGGACAAAATGTTTGATTTATTCAATGAATCGTATGCCAAACTTTCCTCGTTTGTAGCCATTACGGATATTCAGAAGGAGTATTTCAAAAATAAATACATCAACTTCATCAATCCAGAATACATTAAATATGTAGAAGACAAAGACGGAAATCTAGTCGCTTTTGCCATCGTGATGCCGAGTTTTTCAAAGGCGCTACAAAAAGCAAAAGGCAAATTATTCCCTTTTGGTTTCCTTCATTTATTACAAGCAAGAAAAAACAGCAAAGACGTTCTTTTTTACTTAATTGGCGTGCATCCCGACTACCAAAACAAAGGAGTTCACGCTATTATTTTTAAAGAATACCATACTACTTTTACCGAAAAAGGCATTCAAAACTGTATCCGAACACCAGAATTGGCAGACAATCTGGCTATTCAATTACTTTGGAAAAACTTCAACCCCACCATTCACTGCCGAAGAAAAACGTTTCGAAAAGAACTTCTTTAA
- a CDS encoding transporter: protein MLPFKKIVLIALFLSPFAHYGQFTDQINSNRPGETMSAYGVGKHVIQLETGVYGIQSNHSLLNYDVNGFGLDATIRWGAFLERLEVIADIQYQNDQLKTDLSTTNRANFKQTNLGAKYLIYDPFKNYEKKVNFYSWKANQRFNWRQFLPAVSLFAGANFVFEGNPYAFTLESSISPKVMLITQNHFGDGRWVFVTNIIADYIGTDYPTYGYVITLTRGFSKKWSGFIENQGYKSDFYSDAIVRGGAAYLLNNNFQIDASISTNFKDTPTLLYGGFGVSWRYDGFYKNGIARMKKEDKKKKATDNQEQERRRKSKYD from the coding sequence ATGCTCCCATTCAAAAAAATTGTTTTAATCGCTTTATTTTTATCCCCTTTTGCTCACTATGGGCAATTTACCGATCAAATTAACTCCAATCGCCCTGGAGAAACTATGTCGGCTTATGGTGTGGGCAAACATGTCATTCAACTAGAAACTGGTGTTTATGGTATACAATCAAATCACAGTTTATTGAACTATGATGTCAATGGCTTCGGTCTTGACGCCACGATTCGTTGGGGAGCTTTTTTAGAAAGATTAGAAGTTATTGCTGATATTCAATATCAAAATGATCAGTTAAAGACTGACTTAAGTACTACAAATCGAGCTAATTTCAAACAGACCAATTTAGGAGCAAAATATTTAATTTACGATCCTTTTAAAAATTACGAGAAAAAAGTCAATTTTTACAGTTGGAAAGCCAACCAACGTTTTAATTGGAGGCAGTTTTTACCTGCCGTTTCTTTATTTGCTGGAGCTAATTTTGTTTTCGAAGGAAATCCTTATGCCTTTACATTAGAATCTAGCATTTCTCCAAAAGTGATGTTGATTACACAAAATCATTTTGGCGACGGAAGATGGGTTTTTGTTACCAATATTATTGCTGACTACATTGGAACCGATTATCCAACTTATGGTTATGTGATTACTTTAACTCGTGGTTTTAGTAAAAAATGGTCAGGATTCATTGAGAATCAAGGATACAAAAGTGACTTTTATAGTGATGCAATTGTAAGAGGGGGCGCTGCTTATTTACTGAACAATAACTTTCAAATAGACGCTTCTATAAGTACGAACTTCAAAGATACTCCAACCCTTCTCTATGGAGGATTTGGCGTTTCTTGGCGCTATGATGGTTTTTACAAAAACGGAATAGCAAGAATGAAAAAAGAAGACAAAAAGAAAAAAGCTACCGACAATCAAGAACAAGAAAGAAGAAGAAAATCCAAATACGACTAA
- a CDS encoding DUF4834 family protein: MEKFLDMQLASFSGFVRTLFYMIMFYYVFKFLAKLFLPILVKKAVEKAGENFQQQQQYAQQKYAQNNRRYNNQDEIIVDTARSKNPKETKKVGEYVDYEEID; encoded by the coding sequence TTGGAAAAATTTTTAGATATGCAACTAGCTTCTTTTAGTGGATTTGTAAGAACATTGTTTTACATGATAATGTTTTACTATGTTTTTAAATTTTTGGCTAAACTTTTTTTACCGATTTTAGTTAAAAAAGCGGTAGAGAAAGCTGGTGAAAATTTTCAGCAGCAGCAACAATATGCGCAACAAAAATATGCTCAAAATAATAGGAGATACAATAATCAAGATGAGATTATTGTAGATACTGCTCGTTCCAAAAATCCAAAAGAAACCAAAAAAGTGGGAGAATATGTGGATTACGAAGAAATAGATTAA
- a CDS encoding YfhO family protein, which produces MKVLNKFYPHALAILGFVVISLIYFYPVLQGKQIFQSDIAQFTGMAKEQNDFRAIEHQEPYWTNSAFGGMPTYQLGAKYPHDYIGALDDAIRFLPRPADYLFLYFLGFYGLLLVLKIDPLKAFFGAIAFGFSTYLIIILGVGHNAKAHAIGYMPMVIAGFILVFQRKYILGGLVTLFATALEINANHFQMTYYLLLLLLILVGYYSYQAIKEKQYKDLGKSFAILAIAGILAIGANATNLLATSEYAAFSTRGKSELTFNPDGSKKTEDIALSREYITEYSYGIMESFNLIAPRLFGGSNSEALGKDSAMFEFMVGQGVPEDQAADFANGLPTYWGDQPIVAAPAYIGVVVFFLAVLALFIDKRKIKYVFFGGAMFALVLSWGKNFSLLTDFFIDYVPMYDKFRAVSSIQVILELCFPVLAIMGLQSFFTLERPQQTKGILHTALFGLGVMLILFVSKGAWSYAGSNDGLYLQNYGPGFVDALKADRMSLYTADLLRSSFFIIVIAAILWLYTQKRLAQNTAIIVVGVLMIFDLFFVDKKYVSGKDFMNGREVAAPFQETPADIQILRDPSNYRVFEVSGNLSSARASYFHKSLGGYHAAKPRRIQQLFDYQIAKNNIEVLDFLNVKYIIQTDKEGKEFPTVNPNANGNAWFVSQIITVSSADEEMKALDKFDSKNVAIVNTKEFAIQNKSFVKDTSAVITLDAYKPNHLTYTSTNANAGLALFSEMYYAKGWKAYVDGKETPIFRADYVLRAIDIPAGKHKVEFKFEPQVVQTGSLIALVSSIGMLLLLVGGIYVERKKATNKGK; this is translated from the coding sequence TTGAAAGTTTTAAATAAATTTTACCCGCACGCATTAGCTATTCTAGGTTTTGTAGTTATTTCTTTAATTTATTTTTATCCTGTTCTACAAGGAAAACAAATCTTCCAGTCCGATATCGCTCAGTTTACTGGGATGGCCAAAGAACAAAACGACTTTAGAGCCATTGAACATCAAGAACCTTATTGGACAAATTCTGCTTTTGGAGGAATGCCTACCTATCAATTAGGAGCAAAATACCCTCACGATTACATCGGTGCTCTAGATGATGCTATCCGATTCTTACCTCGACCAGCCGATTATTTATTCTTATACTTTTTAGGATTCTATGGTCTTTTATTGGTATTGAAAATCGATCCGTTAAAAGCTTTTTTTGGTGCGATTGCCTTTGGTTTTTCTACATATTTGATTATTATTTTAGGAGTGGGGCACAATGCCAAAGCCCACGCAATTGGGTATATGCCTATGGTAATTGCAGGTTTTATACTTGTTTTTCAGCGTAAATATATTCTAGGTGGCTTGGTTACGTTGTTTGCCACAGCTCTAGAAATTAATGCGAATCACTTTCAAATGACCTATTATTTGTTGTTGCTTTTGTTGATTTTGGTAGGGTATTATTCGTATCAAGCCATCAAAGAGAAACAATATAAAGACCTTGGCAAAAGCTTTGCAATATTAGCTATTGCAGGAATTTTGGCTATTGGAGCAAATGCTACCAATTTACTAGCTACTTCTGAATATGCTGCTTTTAGTACTCGTGGGAAAAGTGAATTGACATTTAATCCAGACGGTTCAAAGAAAACGGAAGACATCGCCTTGTCTCGCGAATACATTACAGAATACAGTTATGGTATTATGGAGAGTTTCAATTTGATTGCTCCAAGACTCTTTGGTGGTTCGAATAGTGAAGCTCTTGGGAAAGATAGTGCTATGTTTGAATTTATGGTGGGTCAAGGTGTTCCTGAAGATCAAGCTGCCGATTTTGCAAATGGATTACCAACGTATTGGGGAGATCAACCAATTGTAGCTGCTCCAGCTTATATTGGAGTTGTGGTTTTCTTTTTGGCGGTTTTAGCATTATTTATAGACAAAAGGAAAATTAAATATGTATTCTTTGGAGGCGCTATGTTTGCGTTAGTCTTGTCTTGGGGAAAAAACTTTTCTTTATTGACAGATTTCTTCATTGATTACGTTCCGATGTATGATAAGTTTAGAGCCGTTTCGTCTATTCAGGTCATTCTGGAATTATGTTTCCCAGTATTAGCCATTATGGGATTACAATCCTTTTTTACTCTAGAAAGGCCACAACAAACTAAAGGAATTTTGCATACAGCATTATTTGGTTTAGGCGTTATGCTCATTCTTTTTGTAAGCAAAGGTGCTTGGAGTTATGCTGGTAGCAACGATGGATTGTATTTGCAAAACTATGGTCCGGGATTTGTAGACGCATTAAAAGCAGATCGTATGAGTTTATACACGGCCGATTTGTTACGCTCTTCCTTTTTTATAATCGTTATCGCTGCAATTTTGTGGTTGTATACCCAAAAGCGTTTGGCACAAAATACCGCTATAATTGTTGTTGGCGTTTTGATGATTTTTGATCTTTTCTTCGTGGATAAAAAATATGTTTCAGGAAAAGATTTTATGAATGGTAGAGAAGTGGCAGCTCCATTTCAAGAAACTCCTGCTGATATTCAAATTTTGAGAGACCCTTCTAATTACAGGGTTTTTGAGGTAAGTGGGAATTTATCAAGCGCAAGGGCTTCATACTTTCATAAATCTTTGGGAGGTTATCACGCGGCTAAGCCTAGAAGAATTCAGCAGTTATTCGATTATCAAATCGCTAAAAATAATATTGAGGTTTTAGATTTTTTAAATGTAAAATACATCATTCAAACCGATAAAGAAGGCAAAGAATTCCCAACCGTTAATCCTAATGCCAATGGAAACGCTTGGTTTGTAAGTCAAATAATAACAGTTTCTTCTGCCGATGAAGAAATGAAAGCTTTGGATAAATTCGATTCTAAAAATGTGGCAATTGTCAATACAAAAGAGTTTGCCATTCAAAATAAAAGCTTTGTAAAAGATACTTCAGCGGTAATTACTTTGGATGCCTACAAACCGAATCATCTAACGTATACTTCAACTAATGCTAATGCTGGTTTAGCGCTGTTTTCTGAAATGTATTATGCTAAAGGTTGGAAAGCCTACGTTGATGGCAAAGAAACCCCAATTTTCAGAGCAGATTATGTATTGAGAGCTATTGATATTCCAGCGGGGAAACACAAAGTGGAATTCAAATTCGAGCCACAAGTGGTTCAAACAGGAAGTCTCATAGCCTTGGTTAGTTCTATTGGAATGCTATTGCTTTTGGTAGGAGGGATATATGTAGAGCGAAAAAAAGCTACCAATAAGGGAAAGTAA
- a CDS encoding glycosyltransferase family 4 protein, producing the protein MDKSLGISPLGTSGRKLLIITYYWPPAGGPGVQRWLKFVKYLPDFDIQPIVYIPENPTYPIVDAHLEKEVSQQAIVLRKSIFEPYQLASFFSKNKTKKISSGIIPNQKKQSFLEAFLLWIRGNLFIPDARVFWVKPSVAYLEKYIAENNIDTIVTSGPPHSLHLIGLELQKKVNVKWFADFRDPWTTIGYHKALRLSSYAAKKHKKLEHQVLNAADTIIVTSKTTKTEFQAITSKPIEVITNGYDTENVAPQTLDTKFTLAHIGSFLSERNPLILWESLVELVAEIPDFKNQLEIKLMGAVSQEVLDTITRFGLNDYLNNLGYVPHDEAVAHQRKSQVLLLIEIDSEDTKSIIPGKLFEYMVSGRPIIAIGPKDSDFAEIITSTNTGVFFEYDKKQQLKATILAYYQQFLEGKLQSNPVGLQKYSRKSLTKELATLLTLKQ; encoded by the coding sequence ATGGATAAATCATTAGGAATTTCCCCTTTGGGGACAAGTGGGCGTAAACTCTTAATCATCACTTATTATTGGCCGCCAGCCGGTGGGCCTGGGGTGCAACGTTGGCTTAAGTTTGTGAAATATTTGCCAGATTTTGATATACAGCCCATTGTTTATATTCCAGAAAATCCAACCTATCCAATAGTCGATGCTCATTTAGAAAAAGAAGTGTCGCAACAAGCTATTGTTTTAAGAAAAAGCATTTTTGAACCCTATCAATTGGCTTCTTTTTTTTCTAAAAATAAAACCAAAAAAATAAGTTCGGGAATCATTCCTAATCAAAAAAAACAATCCTTTTTGGAAGCGTTTTTATTGTGGATACGTGGGAACTTATTCATTCCAGATGCCCGTGTTTTTTGGGTAAAACCTTCTGTGGCTTATTTAGAAAAATATATTGCTGAAAATAATATAGATACTATCGTTACTTCAGGTCCACCGCACAGTTTGCATTTAATTGGATTGGAGTTGCAGAAAAAAGTAAATGTAAAATGGTTCGCCGATTTTCGTGACCCTTGGACGACTATTGGATATCACAAAGCCTTGCGTTTGTCTAGTTATGCTGCCAAAAAGCATAAAAAATTAGAACATCAAGTGCTAAATGCCGCTGATACGATTATTGTAACTAGTAAAACGACTAAAACGGAGTTTCAAGCCATTACTTCAAAACCAATTGAAGTTATTACGAATGGGTATGACACTGAAAATGTGGCACCACAAACATTAGATACCAAATTCACTTTGGCACATATTGGTTCGTTTTTATCCGAACGCAATCCACTGATTCTTTGGGAAAGTTTAGTGGAGTTAGTTGCCGAAATCCCTGATTTTAAAAATCAGCTGGAGATTAAGTTGATGGGTGCTGTAAGTCAGGAAGTATTGGATACGATTACGCGATTTGGACTGAACGACTATTTGAATAATTTGGGCTATGTACCACACGATGAAGCTGTAGCGCATCAACGTAAATCGCAGGTATTATTGTTAATCGAAATAGATTCAGAAGATACCAAAAGCATCATTCCGGGGAAACTTTTCGAATATATGGTTTCTGGAAGGCCAATTATCGCTATTGGACCCAAAGACTCTGATTTTGCCGAGATTATCACTAGTACGAATACAGGAGTGTTTTTCGAATACGATAAAAAACAGCAATTGAAAGCGACCATTTTAGCCTACTATCAACAGTTTTTGGAAGGAAAATTGCAGTCGAATCCAGTAGGTTTGCAAAAATATTCCAGAAAAAGTTTAACCAAAGAATTAGCTACTCTTTTAACCTTAAAACAGTAA